From the bacterium genome, the window CGACCGTGAAATGGACATGCTCATGTCGAGCGGGGAACAGATATCGATGGCGGTGCTTTCGATGGCGATACAGGCGATGGGATACGATGCCATTTCGCTTACCGGACCGCAGGCCGAGATTATCACCGATTCTTCCCACCGTCGGGCCCGTATCACGGATATCAAGGCTACCCGTGTCAAGGAGGAACTGGAAAAGGGCCGGATAGTTATTGTCGCGGGATTCCAGGGTATCGGAGATGACAACGAGATCACCACGCTCGGCAGGGGAGGCTCGGACACCACCGCTGTTGCACTGGCGTATGCGCTCAAAGCGGAAATCTGTGAAATTTACACGGATGTGGATGGCGTTTATACCGCTGACCCCCGAATCGTACCCAATGCACGGAAACTCGATATCATATGTTATGAGGCCATGCTGGAACTGGCAAGCATGGGAGCAAAAGTACTCCAGACACGGTCTGTCGAGCTTGCAAATAAATACGGCGTCAGGCTTTTGGTGGCTCTTGCCCACGATGAAATTCCTGGTACTATAATAAAGGAGGAGGATAGTTCAATGGAACAGGTGCTTGTACGGGGTATAGCACACAACCTTGATGAAGCCAAGTTCACCGTATGGCACGTTCCGGATAAGCCGGGTGTCGCCGCCGGAATTTTTACAATGCTGGCGGAAAAGGGTATCAATGTTGACATGATTATTCAAAATATCGGCGCCGACGGGTTTACCGATCTGTCGTTCACCGTATCCACCGAGGATATCGAAAAGACCAATGCGCTGGCTGAACTGATAAAAAACAGCATCGGAGCGGAAGAGGTCACCTGCAATGAAGATATCGCCAAAATCAGCGTAGTCGGTGTCGGAATGCGCTCTCATGCAGGAGTTGCAATGAAGTTGTTCCAGGCGCTCGCCGATCATGATATCAACATCGAAATGATCAGCACATCGGAAATCAAGATATCGGTTGTTGTCTCCAAAGACAGGGCAGGAGATGCCGTACGGGCCCTCCACGACGCATTCGAGCTCGGGGGATAATCCGCACTCATCACCGGCCGGCTGCCGGAGTGAAAACCTGTGAAAGTGCCGCTTCAGGTTTATTCATAAACGGGGCCGGTTCCGCAAAAATCTTTTATCCTTTAGAAATGTGGTGAAAGTGTACCGTGACCATGGATAAAAGTTGTCAAAGGTCGGCACAGAGTACCGATTTACATGCACTTGACATTAAACGGATGACATATTTCGTTATCGGGCTCATGAAAAAGACACTTTTTCATCGCCCTCTCAATAGAGCACAGTGAAACACAGGAGTACACAGAATGGGATTTAATGTATGTGTGGCCGGCGCCACGGGGAATGTTGGCCGCACGATGCTGAAGATACTGGAGGAACGGAACTTCCCGGTTGACAGGATTCGTCTGCTGGCGTCATCGAGAAGTGTGGGTAAAACCCTGTCATTCAGGGGCAACGATATCGAGGTCGAGGAGCTTGCGCTCGATTCATTCGAGAAGGGCGAGCTCGTGCTGAGCTCTCCGGGAGGCTCGGTGTCGAAGTGGTACGTTCCCTCGGCGATAAAAGCCGGAGCGCTCATCATCGACAATACGAGCGCTTTCAGGATGGACAAGGATGTTCCCCTCGTGGTTCCGGAAGTCAATCCGCACGAGGCATTCAAACATCACGGAATTATCGCAAATCCCAACTGTTCGACGATACAGATGGTGGTTGTGCTGAAGCCGCTCCATGATGTCGCACGGATACTGCGGATTGTGGTTTCGACCTATCAGGCTGTCTCCGGCGCCGGTATTGCAGCGATAAAAGAGCTCGAAAACCAGTCGAGAGCTGTTCTTGACGGCGTGGCTCCCGAACGTTCGGTTTTTCCTCACAGGATCGCGTTTAACTGTATTCCCCAGATTCCTCAGAAAAACGCCTTCGGTAGTAACTTTTACTCCGAAGAAGAAATGAAGATGGTCAACGAGACCAGAAAGATCATGATGGACCCGACGATAGCGGTCACCGCAACAACTGTTCGCGTGCCTGTTTTTACGGGCCATTCGGAGTCCGTTAATATCGAAACCGAACGCAAGCTCACGAGGAACGAGGCGATAGCGATCCTTAAAAAAGCGCCGGGTGTCACCGTAATGGATGATCCGGTCAATCAGGTATACCCGCTTGCATGTGAAGCGGAAGGCAAGGATGCGACTTTCGTAGGGAGAATCCGGGAGGATATCTCCCACGAGCGTGCGCTCGATATGTGGATTGTTTCCGATAACCTGCGGAAAGGCGCCGCTCTCAATGCAGTCCAGATAGCCGAATTATTTATTTCATAAACATCCCGGGTGCAATAAAAGCACCCGGTTTTTTTAAGCGTAACTCTTAAATATTTTTTGTTGCCCTTTTAATCCGGATGTATCTATTTATCAGAAAACAGCCATGTCCCGTGTCAGCAAAAAACCCTGGTATGAGGATTATTTCGGACCCGATTATCTCCTTATCGATATACAGGAGCATACCGCCCGTGAGGTCGAGTTTCTCTGTGAGGTCTTGAACCTTGGCCGGAGAACACGTCTTCTGGATGCCGGCTGCGGATATGGCCGTCATCTCCTGCCGCTTGCGGGACGCGGCATTCCCGTAGTGGGCTGTGATTTATCCGAATACATGCTCCGGGAATTGAAACGCCGTTTCAGGAAGGCTGTGGGGGAAACGGACAAACATGAACGGAACAATCTGAAAGCATGGATGACGGGCGGACCCCGTCTCGTCCGCTGTGACACCAGAGCGCTGCCGTTCCGTCATGAATTCGACTGCATTATCAATATGTTCAATTCTTTCGGATATTTTAAAGAGGAGCGCGACAATTATACCATGCTGGCCTCGATTGCCGAAGCGCTCAAGCCGGGGGGTCTGTTTCTCATCGATCTCGTCAACCGTGACTTCGTATTACGGTTCAATACGCGGAAAGAGTGGTTTGAGCACGGTGATGCGGTCATTCTTGAGAACAAGTGGTTCGATCCGGTGCTGAATCGTTCCGAAATTGATGTGACAGTTATTGACAAACACAGGAAAAGAAGTTATCATCACTCCATACGTCTCTATTCATATACGGAACTCGCAATGCTCCTTGAGGCAGCCGGATTCAGAATAAAAGCTGTTTTTGGCGGATTTAACGGGGAGCAGTTTGATATTAATCACGACCGTATGCTGATACTTGCCCAAACTCTCGAAGGGGAGGCTGCATGAGGGTAACATTCTGGGGAACACGAGGCTCGCTCCCGACACCGATGGATACAGCGGAGTTCAGAATAAAAGCAAAACGCCTGCTCATGAACGCCCGTGATATCGACCTCAGTGATGAAATGGCTGTTGATGAATATCTCGACAACAGTGCTCTTCCCCATGCAATGACCTTCGGCGGAAACACGCCCTGTATCGAGGTTACCGAGGGTGACGAGCACCTCATATTCGACTGCGGCTCGGGAATGAGAGTTCTCGGCCACAGCATGATGAAAAGCGGTTTTACCCCTGGCAGCCGTATCGACATTTTCCAGACGCATACCCACTGGGATCACATCATGGGATTCCCCTTTTTCGCTCCGGCTTTAGCAGGCCGCGCCGATATCCATATCTATGGTGTGCATCCCGGCCTCAAGGAGCGTTTCGGGCAGCAGATGGATCGTATCCATTTTCCCATAACGATGGATGAGATGAGCTCCTCCGTCACGTTTCATCAGCTTTCGAGCGGCGAGAAAGTGACCGTGGGCGCATTCACCGTCTCCAACAAAGGGCTTCATCACCCCGGCGGCTCGTATGCATACCGTATTAATGCGGGGAACAGGTGCCTGGTTTTCGCCACGGACGGCGAATACAACGACCCCAACAATGAGGGATTGGACGGATATGTTGACTTTTTCAGAGACTCCGATGTGCTGATTTTCGATGCGATGTATGCAACGCTCGAACAGACCGTTGAAAAAGAGAATTACGGTCACTCGACCGCGGTTATCGGAGTCGATCTGGCTCTGAGCGCCTCGGTCGGTAAGCTCGTCCTCTTTCACCACGACCCCGAAAGCAACGATACACAGATTGCCAAATCCTACCTCGATGCCCGGAAATACCTCAAGAATCGTGAGCATGAATTCCCCGGCAACGGGCTGTCGATTGTCACATCGTACGACGGTCTCGTGCTCGATGTCTAATCTGTTTTCCGTTCCGGCGCGTTAAAAAACTCCGTATAATCATAACCCGTGTGATCGTAATTGAGGTGAAAGTTCACCCAGCCGGATGTTTTCTGGAGTTTCCAGTCGCGCGGGCCGATGATGGTTGTGCGGAGGCCTTCCAGCTCGTTGTAGGCTTTCGCCCTCGTGTACACACGGTTCCAGACACAGGGACGGTCGGGGTAGACCTCGCATGCATCGAGCCTCGACCCGCCGCAGGGGCCATTCCGCTCCTGCTTTGGGCACTGGGACTGCGGACAGAGGAACTGGAGTTCGGGGAGGGCGCAGTCGCCGCAGTCACGGCAGTCGAACAGAGCGATTTTCGTTATCCATTCTGCCAGATGTGAAAGGAAACCGAGCGGTTTGACCCGGTCGAGCACCCGTGAGACTGCGCGCATGAGACCGCTCAATCCGCCGGTTTTGGTGAACAGGAGCTTGTGGAGCATGCGCATGACCAGATAGACCGGCCAGCCGCTCCTGAGTTTTCCCGTCGCTTTTGAACGCGCAGTGGCGCCGGTTTTTCCGAGGTAGAAAGAGCCTCCGGGTGCGAATGCGAGTTTTTCGGCGCACTCCTCCCACTGCGGTTTCAGTTCGTTCGCCCGGCCGAGGATGGTTTCGACCATGTCGAACTTGAGGATCATCGCCTCGATGTGAGCCCCGCGGTATCCGAGACCCATGAGCACCGCCACGTGCATCGCAGCTCGTTCGAGCGAGGCGGCGCGGCCCTTGTCGCTCTCTTCGGCCTCTTTACAGATGACATTCCAGAACTCGTCCGTGATGAAAGAGCCGGGAATCTCGCCGCGGTGCATGGCTCCGGCAGCACCCTTTCTGAGAATGAACACACTGCCGAGGACGGGCAGTTTGATGTTGTGCGTTTCACGGTACGATTTCAGGTCCCGGAGCTTGGCCGCATCGAATCCGAGCTGGGTAACGAAATAGCGGGCACCGGCACGGGCTTTCATCTCCATTTTGTAAAACTGGAGCAGAATCCCCGGCTCGGTGAACTTGAACGGAGACACAACGGCGCCGTGGAAAAAGTCCGTTCTGGGACACTCTTCGAGCGAGCGGTCGGGGAATGCAACACGCCAGCCCTTGTTCATGAGGGTGAGCATTGTCAGAATGTGGATGGGATCGTTATCGAACACCGGCATGGGAAGACCGGCCTGACCCAGAGCCTGGTAGTCGCCGCTCATGACGAGCACGTTCCTGATACCCATGCGGTCGAGGGCGAGCGCTCTCGACTCGACCAAGTTGCGGTTCATGTCTTTGGCGCTGAAGTGGACGATAACCGGAATGCCGGTCTTTTCGATCTCCGCAGCAAGGAAATCAGGAAAGATGGCTGGTGCCCCGCCGGGATTATCGGTGAGGGTCAGGGCATGCACGAGCCCCGATTCATGGCATTTCCCTGCAAATGCGATTATTTCATCGAGCTTTTTGTCGCGCGATACCCTGCCGGGAATATGTTCGCAGGTTATGACAAACGTGTCCGTGTTTTCAATGAGGTGCTGAAATGTGTTGGTTGTGTCTGCCATCCGTAAACCTCATGATGATGTACGGTGAATGTATTCGAGTATCGAAGTAAAATACATTTTTCTGACCAGTTGTTCAATAAAAAACGGCGGCTCAACCCAAAGGGCAGAAACCGCCGTATAAGAAAACTGTATACCCCTTCCACTTTTTATCATTTACAGACACGGAAAATAACCCGATCTCCATTCGCCGGATGAAAGGGGGAAACAGTTATGCAGATGTAAAACCTCCCGTGAACCGGGCAGTCAGTCTGAATTAATCAGCGGTATTTTACAGCTGCTGGGCGCCCATTTTTTTCGCGGCTTCCTCCGGTGTCATGCCTGATTTGATGAGCTCGCGGATACTCGTCTCAAAATCTCTCCGGGCTTCGAGCTTGACAATCACTTCCTCGGCAACGGCTTTCGGCACGACAATGACGCCGTCGCTGTCCCCGACTATCACATCCATCGGCTCGATTTTTACTCCGTTGATCAGAATGGGGAGATGCCAGCCGCGGAGACGGTTGTTGCCGTAAGCGTCAACGGGACTCGAAAACTTGCAGAACACGGGGAAATCCATGAGTTTCACGAAACCGGTATCCTTTGCGCCGCCGTCAATGACCGATGCTCTCACGCCATTCCGCATCATGGCATTCGTATTGAGCTCACCAAGATAACCGGCCTCCGGGTCTCCTCCGGTATCGACAACGAGAATGGCATTCCTGAAGTATGAGCTGAGCATCTTCTCGGCGGGTAAAGTTCGTTCGTCCGGGCTCGGGTCCTTAAGCCACTGGATTGTGAAAGCAAATCCCGCGACTACGCTTCGGCCCATTTCCTTCGTTCTGCACTTGATTTCGGGACCAAGCCACATGGCTGGCAGCCCGAGATTTCCTTTGAGAGATTTATTGCTCAAAACATCGTGAATTGCCGCAACATAACATTTTTCATAACGTTCGATCAACTCGTCGGGATCGATTGAATAGGGGTAGGGGATTTCACGTTTGGAAATGATTTCGTCTTCTCTGCCCATGTTCGACACCTGTCACCTTTCTTAGTTTAAAACATACATTTACAACAAAAAATAATTACATATGAAACATATAATAATCCATATATTTTCCATACCATAATAAAAAACCTTTGGAACCCAAAAGCAAGCTTAAAAATCCGGATAAGAATACCGTCTGCAGGATAATACTTTCGTCAGTCAGCACGTTGTGCCGATTTACATGTCTTTGACAGCTATACAAGAGCTTTTTTTATCATCGGACGGCCTGATATCCCGGCAGTTTTTCCCAATATTTCCGTCTGCCCTGCATTTTTAATGCTCATGAACATCCAACATCCTTGACAGGAAGCATTTACACGTGTACTTTACTGATAGTGCGGGTTTGTGGAACAATGACAGATCACCCATAAACGAAAGACTGACGCCATGGCTTCGAAAAAAGAAAATTTCGTGACGTATCTTGCGTACATTCTGATATGTCTGGGTACTATTGTTGTTGTTATTCTTCTGGACCGGCTTGAGTTTTTTGCAAAAACGGAATACACCACCTATGACATGCGATTCCGTATACGGGGAATCGAGGACTATACCGATAAAGTTGTCATTGTCGGCATCGATCCCCAGACGCTCGATCTTCTGGGACTCATCGGTGTGCCTCCCCGCAACTATCACGTGAAACTGATCGAGAACCTCTATAATGCCGGCGCGAAGGCGGTACTGTTCGATATTCTGTTTCTCACCTATACGGGGAAAAAGACTACCGATAACTATACCATGAGTCTCGAAGCGGCACCGTCCGCCGTTGACTCGATGCTTATGGACGCCCTGTTCATGTACCCCAATACCATAATTGCGCGCAAGCAGAAGGTGAAAACCGGGAAAGCCACTACCACTTCGGTCGGCGAACCTCCCCTTCCGATCGAGATGTTTCAGTTTCCGCGGCAGCTGGCATTTGTCGACATGGTGCTCGATTCGGACAAGTTCGTACGGCGCGCCCAGCTCCTGCAGGATGACACCGATCCGAAGATGGAATGGCAGTATTCCTTCGCCCTCAAAGCCGCCATGTTCGCCATGGATGCCGACACAGCATGGATCGACACCGATAAACATCTCGTCCATGTCGGCGACAGAATCATTCCCCTCGACAGTGGCAATTCCATGTACATAAACTATTGTATGGATGAACAGAATTACGCCAACAGTAACGGATATATTTCGTACGAACAGGTGCTCGACAATGAGAGCGATACGGGTATTAAAGCGCTTATGCAATCCGGGGTGTTCCAAGATAAGGTCGTCCTCGTGGGCGCCAATTTCCCCGAATCGAAGGACTGGGAATCAACCCCGTTTTACCTGGGCACAAAACTGTTCAGCTCATCCGAGCTTCCCATGTACGGTGTCCATATTCACAAGAACATCGCCTCGACGATTATCGACAACCGTTTTCTTATACCGCTCAAGTACTGGCAGAGTGTGCTTCTTATCATAATCATGGCAATTATCACCGCGTTTATAAACTTTCGTTTCAGAGGATTCACCGCGCTGTTTCTCTCCCTCCTGCTCATCATTCTTTTTTCCGGAGCAGCCTTATTGCTCTTTATTTTCAACAGGCTCATTATTCCCATCGTGGCGCCTTCCTTTGCCACGGTGGTTCTCATGTACCTGAGCGCCGTGACATACAACTTCCTGACAGAGCGCCGCCAGAAAGCCATGATCCGCGGCGCATTTGCCCATTACGTTCCCGGAAAGGTTGTCAGCGAGCTCCTGAAAGACCCGGGCATGCTCACGCTCGGAGGCGAGGAACGGATCATGACGGTTATTTTCAGTGATGTGGCCGGATTCACCACCATATCGGAAAGTCTTACCCCGACACAGCTCGTCGAGCTTCTCAACGAATATCTCACCGCGATGACCGATATCGTTCTGCAGTACGACGGCATCATAGACAAGTATGAGGGCGACGCCATCATGGCAGAGTTCGGGGCGCCGCTCCCCGACGATGATCATGCGGTCAAGGCGTGTTTTGCCGCCATCGAGATGCAGAAGAAGCTTGTCGAAATGCGTAAAAAACTGAAAGAGGAAGGGCGGGCTGAACTCCGTGCCCGTGTCGGTATCAATTCGGGAGTGATGGTTGTCGGGAACATGGGTTCGCGTGAGATTTTCGATTATACCGTCATGGGCGATAACGTCAACCTGAGCTCACGGCTCGAGGGGGCGAACAAGGTGTACAGCACCTATATAATGTGCAGCGAAGCGACACGAAAGATGGCAGAAAACGAAATTATAACCCGCGAGCTCGATCTCATCCGGGTAAAAGGAAAAACCGAGGGAGTCAAAGTCCACGAGATTATCGCCAGAAAATCCGAAGGGATCGATGAAACGAAACAGCGGGTGATCGATGCCTATAACAGCGGAATCGTTGCCTACAAAGAGCGCCGGTGGCAGGATGGCATCAACCTCTTTAAAGAAGCTCTTGCCGTCGATTCCGAGGACGGGCCCTCAAAAGTATATCTCGAACGGTGCACCGAATATCTCGATAATCCTCCTGCGGACGACTGGGACGGTATCTTCACCATGAGGACAAAATAATGATCATGTCGGGGCTTGTAACACTCACCACGGATTTTGGAACGAGAGACCCTTATGCGGGTATCATGAAGGGAGTGCTGTACAGCTCGAATCCGAATGTCACCGTCATCGATATTACCCACGATATCGCTCCTCACGATATCATCGATGCTGCATTTACACTCGCACGGGTGTTCGAATACTTTCCTGCGGGCACCGTGCATGTGGCCGTTGTCGATCCCGAGGTCGGTGGTCAGCGGAAGAATGTCGCGCTGAAAACCGACCGTTCTATTTTCATCGGCCCCGATAATGGGATTTTCGCCATGGTTCTCGAAAAAACGAAACCGAACGAAATCCGGGAAATCACTAACCCGCCCTTTATACTCGATAAAATATCGAGTACCTTTCACGGCCGTGATGTCTATGCACCGTGCGCCGGGCACCTGTCTTCGGGAAAGAATTTCGGCGATGTCGGGCCGGTTGTCGAACGGCTCAAAAAGCTGGATTTTCCGGAAATCACCTACAAAGGCAATGTGCTTATCGGCGAGGTTATTGCCATCGACTCGTTCGGAAACCTTATCACCAATATTTCCCGGCATTCGTTCAAATCGTTCATCGGCAGACAGAACGCTGAGATTTTTTTCGGCCCGGAACGTTTCCAGAAAATCATGGACCACTACAGCGAGGTTCCGAAAGGTTCGCCGCTCGCCCTCTTCGGTTCATCGGGTCACCTCGAGATATCGATGAACGAAGGAAACGCCGCATCGTACTTCATGACGGCAAAGGGATGCAAGGTCAGCGTGAGGAAATCGTGATGGAATGGTACAAGCGGTGGTTCGGCGAGGAATATCTCCTTGTCTACGAACACCGTGACATCCGTGAAGCCGAACAGGAAATTGCTTTAATCCGTAAAATTCTCGATCTCGGGGAGAACGATCTGATTCTCGACCTCTGCTGCGGTCCGGGACGGCATGATGTGCCGCTTGTCCTTTCGGGGTGCCGTGTTATCGGGCTGGACTATTCCATGCCGCTCCTCAGAATCGCCGTGGATGGCAGGCCGCCGGACAGTGAATATCCCCTCTATGTCTGCGCCGATGCCCGGAACATACCTTTCCGCGGGGAGTCGTTCGATGTCGTGCTCAATCTCTTCACATCGTTCGGCTATTTTGCCGACGAAGAAAACGCGGAATTTATCCGGTCCATGGAGCGGATACTCAAGCCCGGCGGGCGGTATCTCATTGACTATCTCAATCCTCCACAGGTAATTTCGGGACTTGTCGGGGAATCGGTACGGGAAAAGGAAGGGATGAGAATCACCGAGAAACGGCGGATCGATAAGGCATCGCGGCGGATCGAGAAGACCATTGTTCTCTGCTGTGATGAACATACGCAGGAATTCAGGGAATCCGTCCGGCTCTATGACCCCGATGAACTGCTCGGCCTGTTACGCGATGCGGGGCTTACCATTTTGGGCATTCTGGGCTCGGTAAATGGCGAACCGTACTGCGAAACATCTCCGCGAATGATTATTCACGGCCTCAAACAGCGGGGATTCCAATGATCAAAGCGGTCGATGCGGTTACCTTCTTTCCCCGGACACCACCGCCCGCCGTCATTCCCTCCGATGCGGATGCGCCCGGCTGGGAAACCCTCGTGCGCCGGGTAAACACCATCGACCAGTCCCGTTATCCCCTCGATGAGGTCAAAGCGATTCTCCGCAGGGAGAATGAGCGCATCGGCGCGGACAGCTCAACGCTCGGGGCTGTCGACTCGATCGGCAGCGGAACGGTATTCGTTGCTGCGGGACAGCAGGCAGGATTGTTCGGCGGTCCGCTCTATACGCTCTACAAGGCGCTCCATGCGGTGTGTCTTTCGTCACGTCTTTCAGACGCCACCGGCAGGCGGGTTCTTCCCCTTTTCTGGATAGCCTCGGACGACCACGATTTCGAAGAGGTCAGGAGTATCGGCCTGAGAACACCGGACGGCAGCGTGCTCCGCGCCGAATATACGCCTTCCCCGTATCGCGAAGGCATGCCGGTCGGCGAGATTACCATCGACGAAGGCATCGAGAGCGCCATCAGTCTCCTTGCCGGAACGCTGCCGCCTGGCGACCGTGCAGACCGTTACCTTGAGATTATCCGTTCATCATGGAGGCCGGGAGTTTTGTGGAGCGACGCTTTTGCGGCGCAGATGGCGCGGATGTGCGCATCATCCGGTCTCATTCTCGTCGATCCCCGGTGGAAGGGCGTCAAAGAGCTTTTCGGGAATATCATGGCCGCCGAGATCGACAACCCCCGTGTATCGGCATCGCTTGTCAACGAAGAAGCCGGAAAGATCGAAAGCTCCCGTAACCGCAGAAAGGCTCTCCGCAAGCCCGAGGG encodes:
- a CDS encoding aspartate kinase; translated protein: DREMDMLMSSGEQISMAVLSMAIQAMGYDAISLTGPQAEIITDSSHRRARITDIKATRVKEELEKGRIVIVAGFQGIGDDNEITTLGRGGSDTTAVALAYALKAEICEIYTDVDGVYTADPRIVPNARKLDIICYEAMLELASMGAKVLQTRSVELANKYGVRLLVALAHDEIPGTIIKEEDSSMEQVLVRGIAHNLDEAKFTVWHVPDKPGVAAGIFTMLAEKGINVDMIIQNIGADGFTDLSFTVSTEDIEKTNALAELIKNSIGAEEVTCNEDIAKISVVGVGMRSHAGVAMKLFQALADHDINIEMISTSEIKISVVVSKDRAGDAVRALHDAFELGG
- a CDS encoding aspartate-semialdehyde dehydrogenase, which produces MGFNVCVAGATGNVGRTMLKILEERNFPVDRIRLLASSRSVGKTLSFRGNDIEVEELALDSFEKGELVLSSPGGSVSKWYVPSAIKAGALIIDNTSAFRMDKDVPLVVPEVNPHEAFKHHGIIANPNCSTIQMVVVLKPLHDVARILRIVVSTYQAVSGAGIAAIKELENQSRAVLDGVAPERSVFPHRIAFNCIPQIPQKNAFGSNFYSEEEMKMVNETRKIMMDPTIAVTATTVRVPVFTGHSESVNIETERKLTRNEAIAILKKAPGVTVMDDPVNQVYPLACEAEGKDATFVGRIREDISHERALDMWIVSDNLRKGAALNAVQIAELFIS
- a CDS encoding methyltransferase domain-containing protein, encoding MSRVSKKPWYEDYFGPDYLLIDIQEHTAREVEFLCEVLNLGRRTRLLDAGCGYGRHLLPLAGRGIPVVGCDLSEYMLRELKRRFRKAVGETDKHERNNLKAWMTGGPRLVRCDTRALPFRHEFDCIINMFNSFGYFKEERDNYTMLASIAEALKPGGLFLIDLVNRDFVLRFNTRKEWFEHGDAVILENKWFDPVLNRSEIDVTVIDKHRKRSYHHSIRLYSYTELAMLLEAAGFRIKAVFGGFNGEQFDINHDRMLILAQTLEGEAA
- a CDS encoding MBL fold metallo-hydrolase, giving the protein MRVTFWGTRGSLPTPMDTAEFRIKAKRLLMNARDIDLSDEMAVDEYLDNSALPHAMTFGGNTPCIEVTEGDEHLIFDCGSGMRVLGHSMMKSGFTPGSRIDIFQTHTHWDHIMGFPFFAPALAGRADIHIYGVHPGLKERFGQQMDRIHFPITMDEMSSSVTFHQLSSGEKVTVGAFTVSNKGLHHPGGSYAYRINAGNRCLVFATDGEYNDPNNEGLDGYVDFFRDSDVLIFDAMYATLEQTVEKENYGHSTAVIGVDLALSASVGKLVLFHHDPESNDTQIAKSYLDARKYLKNREHEFPGNGLSIVTSYDGLVLDV
- a CDS encoding methylenetetrahydrofolate reductase C-terminal domain-containing protein, translating into MADTTNTFQHLIENTDTFVITCEHIPGRVSRDKKLDEIIAFAGKCHESGLVHALTLTDNPGGAPAIFPDFLAAEIEKTGIPVIVHFSAKDMNRNLVESRALALDRMGIRNVLVMSGDYQALGQAGLPMPVFDNDPIHILTMLTLMNKGWRVAFPDRSLEECPRTDFFHGAVVSPFKFTEPGILLQFYKMEMKARAGARYFVTQLGFDAAKLRDLKSYRETHNIKLPVLGSVFILRKGAAGAMHRGEIPGSFITDEFWNVICKEAEESDKGRAASLERAAMHVAVLMGLGYRGAHIEAMILKFDMVETILGRANELKPQWEECAEKLAFAPGGSFYLGKTGATARSKATGKLRSGWPVYLVMRMLHKLLFTKTGGLSGLMRAVSRVLDRVKPLGFLSHLAEWITKIALFDCRDCGDCALPELQFLCPQSQCPKQERNGPCGGSRLDACEVYPDRPCVWNRVYTRAKAYNELEGLRTTIIGPRDWKLQKTSGWVNFHLNYDHTGYDYTEFFNAPERKTD
- a CDS encoding adenylate/guanylate cyclase domain-containing protein yields the protein MASKKENFVTYLAYILICLGTIVVVILLDRLEFFAKTEYTTYDMRFRIRGIEDYTDKVVIVGIDPQTLDLLGLIGVPPRNYHVKLIENLYNAGAKAVLFDILFLTYTGKKTTDNYTMSLEAAPSAVDSMLMDALFMYPNTIIARKQKVKTGKATTTSVGEPPLPIEMFQFPRQLAFVDMVLDSDKFVRRAQLLQDDTDPKMEWQYSFALKAAMFAMDADTAWIDTDKHLVHVGDRIIPLDSGNSMYINYCMDEQNYANSNGYISYEQVLDNESDTGIKALMQSGVFQDKVVLVGANFPESKDWESTPFYLGTKLFSSSELPMYGVHIHKNIASTIIDNRFLIPLKYWQSVLLIIIMAIITAFINFRFRGFTALFLSLLLIILFSGAALLLFIFNRLIIPIVAPSFATVVLMYLSAVTYNFLTERRQKAMIRGAFAHYVPGKVVSELLKDPGMLTLGGEERIMTVIFSDVAGFTTISESLTPTQLVELLNEYLTAMTDIVLQYDGIIDKYEGDAIMAEFGAPLPDDDHAVKACFAAIEMQKKLVEMRKKLKEEGRAELRARVGINSGVMVVGNMGSREIFDYTVMGDNVNLSSRLEGANKVYSTYIMCSEATRKMAENEIITRELDLIRVKGKTEGVKVHEIIARKSEGIDETKQRVIDAYNSGIVAYKERRWQDGINLFKEALAVDSEDGPSKVYLERCTEYLDNPPADDWDGIFTMRTK
- a CDS encoding SAM-dependent chlorinase/fluorinase; translated protein: MSGLVTLTTDFGTRDPYAGIMKGVLYSSNPNVTVIDITHDIAPHDIIDAAFTLARVFEYFPAGTVHVAVVDPEVGGQRKNVALKTDRSIFIGPDNGIFAMVLEKTKPNEIREITNPPFILDKISSTFHGRDVYAPCAGHLSSGKNFGDVGPVVERLKKLDFPEITYKGNVLIGEVIAIDSFGNLITNISRHSFKSFIGRQNAEIFFGPERFQKIMDHYSEVPKGSPLALFGSSGHLEISMNEGNAASYFMTAKGCKVSVRKS
- a CDS encoding class I SAM-dependent methyltransferase codes for the protein MEWYKRWFGEEYLLVYEHRDIREAEQEIALIRKILDLGENDLILDLCCGPGRHDVPLVLSGCRVIGLDYSMPLLRIAVDGRPPDSEYPLYVCADARNIPFRGESFDVVLNLFTSFGYFADEENAEFIRSMERILKPGGRYLIDYLNPPQVISGLVGESVREKEGMRITEKRRIDKASRRIEKTIVLCCDEHTQEFRESVRLYDPDELLGLLRDAGLTILGILGSVNGEPYCETSPRMIIHGLKQRGFQ
- the bshC gene encoding bacillithiol biosynthesis cysteine-adding enzyme BshC — its product is MIKAVDAVTFFPRTPPPAVIPSDADAPGWETLVRRVNTIDQSRYPLDEVKAILRRENERIGADSSTLGAVDSIGSGTVFVAAGQQAGLFGGPLYTLYKALHAVCLSSRLSDATGRRVLPLFWIASDDHDFEEVRSIGLRTPDGSVLRAEYTPSPYREGMPVGEITIDEGIESAISLLAGTLPPGDRADRYLEIIRSSWRPGVLWSDAFAAQMARMCASSGLILVDPRWKGVKELFGNIMAAEIDNPRVSASLVNEEAGKIESSRNRRKALRKPEGSTNLFMELEGIRHPLFHDGTNFRAGERIFSTAELHEILKSAPGRFSPGAALRPVCQDAVFPVAALIGGPGERRYLEQTAPLYEFFGVDGSIVWPRASFTLVDRRVERISQKEGIPLALLFEDIDRIRSEYASERFPEKIQKRFDDLDRSIAEGFSGLGQSLGVLDRTLIESVEKEKGKVLHILDGLRERALRAHKASAAVSEKRFAAAVYALQPGGKSQERWFGSDAAFMMLGEDGICELMNLTSPGEEHHRLVFPEDSGDS